A stretch of DNA from Candidatus Zixiibacteriota bacterium:
AGAATCTTAGACACCAGCCCGCCAGCGAAGAGTGCAAGATTATTGCCGGCCAAAGCCCTATGCCATTCAGTCCGAAACCGAAATACGCATGCATCATGACCGCAGTAGCTGCCACATTGTACACAAGCATCGCAGCGACGAGCGTGTAACCGTCCCGGCGTGCGAGCCAGCAAGCCGATCCAAGGGAAAGCAGAGCCGCGCCTGCAACGTGCGCTGCGACCAAGGCTGTCGGCGTGTCGAGTGAGCCACCGAGAAGTAGGGCAACGACCGGCTCCGGTACGACGAGCAGCGACACGCCCGTGGCAAACTCGATCACCGCGCTTACGACGAGAAGGCTCACGGTCACCGCTGGCACCTCGCGACACGCACGGTCCAATCAAGTCGATGACAAAGCCGCACCCTACTTGACGTCAATCGTCACCCTGTCAATCGTTCCATTGAACTGGCCATGAAGCGAGCCATAGTCTTCCACGACGGGCGTGGCGCCATCCAGGCCGACATCAGCGGTCTCGTCGAGAGAGAAAAGGAAAGCTTGGGTGCGCTCAATCCGCCCGGTCGCGACTTGGCGGCCATCGACTGAAAGTGTGCCAGTCCCACCCTTGCCCATGCCGCCGCCGTCATAGGCAAATTCGAACCGAATATTGGCCTTTCCGGCTCGAAGTGCCTCAGCCCCGGCGATGGTCATGTGTTGAAGACCAAGATAGTTGTAGGTGTATGTCGGCTTACCGTCCTTCAGATACAGGCTCCAGCCACCAAACCGCCCACCCTGCGCCAGGATCACTCCATTACCGCCCGCGGGTACATTGACGTCCGCGGCAATGACCTTCGACTTGTTCTTGACGTTGATGAACGCATTCTCGCCGAGATCCCGCATGCCGCTGCGAAGCGTCAGCGATGTGCGTCCAGCCATCAGGTCGGGCCGGCCGGCAATCGCCGGATTGAGACGTTCGAAGCTGCGATCGTCGATAGGTAGAACATGATTCTCGGAAGCAACTTTCATGAATTCTCTTTGCATTTCCCTCAGCTTGCCCGGGTTCGTTTTGGACAGATCGTTGACCAAACTGAAATCCTTGCTGGTATCATAGAGCTGCCAGACATCATTCTGCAGCGTCACGATCGGTTCGCGGCCCCACGGCGTTTTGTGAATTACTCGAGCGAACCAACCGTCCTTGTACAAGGCGCGGTTGCCGGCCATCTCGAAGTATTGCGTCGTATGCCGGTCGCGCGCCTTGGAATTGCCAAAAGTGTAGATGAGGCTTGTGCCTTGGATAGGCACTTGTGCGACCCCATTGACGAACTTCGGCTGCGGCAGACCGGTCGCCTCCAGGATGGTCGGTACGACGTCGATGACATGCGAAAACTGGCTGCGGACTTCACCCTTGCCCTTGAAGCGCTTGGGCCAGTGCACAACCATGCCATTGCGGGTGCCGCCGAAATCGGACGCCACCTGCTTGGCCCAGGTAAACGGCGTGTCGCCTGCGATGGCCCAGCCAATAGCCATGTGGGGGTAGGTCGTCGGTCCGCCCCATTCATCGTAGCGCTTCAGCATGTCCTGAACCGATTCAGGCACGCCATTGAGAGAGCTGTATTCGTTAAACGTCCCATCCGGACCACCTTCAGCACTGGTACCGTTATCACCCGCGATATAAAAGATCAGCGTATTGTCGAGCTGGCCAATTTCACGCAGTGAATCGATCAAGCGGCCAATTTCGGTGTCGGCATATTCAGAAAATGCTGCAAAGGTTTCCATCTGCCGGGCAGAGAGCCGCTTTTCGTCGGCCGACAGCGTATCCCAGTCTTTGACACCGGCTGGCTTGGGCGCCAGCTTGGTGCCCGAGGGAACTACGCCGAGCTTGATCTGGCGCGCAAGCGTCTCCTCGCGCAGTTTGTCCCAGCCCTGATCGAACTTGCCCTTGTATTTGGCGATCCACTCTTTCGGGACATGATGCGGCGCGTGTGTGGCACCCGGCGCGAAATACATGAAGAACGGCTTGCTCGGCGTGAGCGCCTGTTGAAAATTGACCCACTCGATGGCCTTGTTGGTCATGTCGGTCATGAAGTTGTAGTTCGGATCGTTCGGCACCTCGACCGGCACCNNNNNNNNNNCAATGGCGACCACTGGTTGGTTTCGCCGCCAAAGAAACCATAGAACTTGTCGAAGCCCTTACGGGTCGGCCACCGGTCGGTCGGACCGGAGGGGCTGATTTCCCACGCGGCCGTTTCGTGATTCTTGCCGAATTGCGCGGTGCTGTAGCCGTTCAGCCGTAGAATGTTCGATATCGGTGCAAGGTTCTGTGGCGTCACGCCCGTATAGCCGGGGAACGCTGTCGCAGTCTCGGTAATCGACCCCATGTTGTTCATGTGGTGGTTGTGACCGCTCAGCAGAGCCGCGCGTGT
This window harbors:
- a CDS encoding sulfatase-like hydrolase/transferase, producing VPVEVPNDPNYNFMTDMTNKAIEWVNFQQALTPSKPFFMYFAPGATHAPHHVPKEWIAKYKGKFDQGWDKLREETLARQIKLGVVPSGTKLAPKPAGVKDWDTLSADEKRLSARQMETFAAFSEYADTEIGRLIDSLREIGQLDNTLIFYIAGDNGTSAEGGPDGTFNEYSSLNGVPESVQDMLKRYDEWGGPTTYPHMAIGWAIAGDTPFTWAKQVASDFGGTRNGMVVHWPKRFKGKGEVRSQFSHVIDVVPTILEATGLPQPKFVNGVAQVPIQGTSLIYTFGNSKARDRHTTQYFEMAGNRALYKDGWFARVIHKTPWGREPIVTLQNDVWQLYDTSKDFSLVNDLSKTNPGKLREMQREFMKVASENHVLPIDDRSFERLNPAIAGRPDLMAGRTSLTLRSGMRDLGENAFINVKNKSKVIAADVNVPAGGNGVILAQGGRFGGWSLYLKDGKPTYTYNYLGLQHMTIAGAEALRAGKANIRFEFAYDGGGMGKGGTGTLSVDGRQVATGRIERTQAFLFSLDETADVGLDGATPVVEDYGSLHGQFNGTIDRVTIDVK